The Raphanus sativus cultivar WK10039 chromosome 2, ASM80110v3, whole genome shotgun sequence genome includes a region encoding these proteins:
- the LOC108833556 gene encoding putative RING-H2 finger protein ATL21A → MDFTKKLSFSLLFLSLLIPTTITAACTNAVCRRGDPIIRFPFRLKSHQLQSCGYDKGFDLTCGSNGVNRTTITLPFSGDFTVEMIDYAAQEIWINDPHSCLPKRILTLNLSSTPFAGVYARRFTFFNCPTSEYLRFRPLNPITCLSDKNNTVFATASPRVVNYLLSQSCREMKTVEVPVRWPFYEQALSYSELTDDLWLTWRVPRCGKCEIRGGKCGIKSNSSRETICSDAHKPAIPRKARYAIAIGAGIPGTLILFGLFCFVYSKINSCIKTRRLVPHSAINNTQTHSLQSSIMITGLDGPTIESYPKIVLGESKRLPKIDDATCSICLSEYEPKETLKTIPPCQHCFHADCIDEWLKLNGTCPVCRNSLEQILSSESNNP, encoded by the exons ATggactttacaaaaaaattatcattctctctcttgtttctctctctcctaATCCCGACGACGATCACCGCCGCATGCACTAACGCCGTTTGTCGCCGCGGCGATCCAATTATCCGTTTTCCTTTCCGTTTAAAATCCCACCAGTTACAGTCTTGCGGTTACGACAAAGGGTTCGACCTAACGTGTGGTAGTAACGGCGTTAACCGAACAACCATAACGCTGCCTTTCTCCGGTGACTTCACCGTCGAGATGATAGATTACGCAGCTCAAGAGATTTGGATCAACGACCCACATAGCTGTCTTCCTAAGCGGATCCTAACGCTGAACCTCTCCTCCACGCCGTTTGCCGGCGTTTACGCACGTCGGTTCACGTTCTTTAACTGTCCGACGTCGGAGTACCTCCGTTTCAGGCCGTTAAATCCAATAACGTGTTTGAGCGATAAAAACAACACGGTGTTTGCGACTGCTTCGCCTAGAGTGGTGAACTACCTGTTGTCTCAATCATGCCGGGAAATGAAAACCGTTGAGGTCCCGGTTCGTTGGCCGTTTTATGAGCAGGCCTTGTCGTATTCTGAGTTGACTGATGATCTCTGGCTCACCTGGAGGGTTCCGAGATGTGGTAAGTGTGAGATTAGAGGTGGTAAGTGTGGGATTAAGAGTAATTCTTCTCGTGAAACCATTTGCTCGGATGCACATAAACCAG CCATTCCGAGAAAAGCCCGTTACGCGATAGCCATTGGTGCTGGAATCCCAGGGACTTTGATTCTCTTCGGCCTTTTCTGTTTCGTTTACAGCAAGATTAACTCGTGCATAAAAACACGTCGTCTCGTTCCACACTCAGCGATCAACAACACGCAAACCCATTCTTTACAATCCAGTATCATGATAACAGGCCTTGATGGGCCGACTATTGAGTCATACCCCAAAATAGTATTGGGAGAGAGCAAAAGGCTTCCCAAAATAGACGATGCCACATGTTCCATTTGTCTATCAGAGTACGAGCCAAAGGAAACGCTTAAGACAATACCACCGTGCCAACATTGTTTTCATGCAGATTGTATCGATGAGTGGTTGAAACTAAACGGGACTTGTCCAGTGTGTCGGAACTCTCTAGAGCAGATTTTGTCATCTGAGAGCAATAATCCTTAG
- the LOC108833555 gene encoding dehydrogenase/reductase SDR family member FEY-like — MLFLSLSLCMTDRMNSETRRMKKKKKEGLGWMEWIRGWICVFHEFLFQRFMSSHLPNPLPLPPLNHLTCIVTGSTSGIGLQTARQLAEAGAHVVMAVRNTKAAHELIQQWQKDWSAKGLPLNIEAMELDLLSLDSVVNFSNEWNARLAPLHVLINNAGIFAMGEEQKFSKDGYEQHMQVNHLAPALLSLLLLPSLNRASPSRIINVNSVMHYVGFVDPDDMNVVSGRRKFTSLVGYSGSKLAQVMFSNVLFKRLPLDSRISVVCLSPGIVLTNVARDLPSSVQVQYALIPYFIFSPQEGCRSSLFSATDAQIPEHCEKLKTVDKPICTFISQDCKHTKPSEEAQSVETANRVWEKTVELIGLPLDALERLIEGQAVQCRYGAHQE, encoded by the exons ATGCTgtttttgtctctctctctctgtatgaCAGATCGGATGAACAGTGAAACtaggaggatgaagaagaagaagaaggaaggatTGGGGTGGATGGAGTGGATCAGAGGATGGATTTGCGTGTTCCACGAGTTCCTCTTCCAGAGATTCATGTCTTCTCATTTGCCCAATCcacttcctcttcctcctctcaaTCACTTAACCTGCATCGTCACTGGCTCAACCAGCGGCATTGGTCTTCAAACCGCTAG GCAGCTTGCAGAAGCTGGTGCTCATGTTGTAATGGCGGTTAGGAACACAAAAGCAGCTCACGAGCTGATTCAGCAATGGCAGAAAGATTGGTCTGCTAAAGGCCTCCCACTTAACATCGag GCGATGGAACTTGATCTTCTCTCTTTGGATTCTGTTGTCAACTTCAGCAATGAGTGGAACGCTCGTTTAGCTCCTTTGCATGTTCTCATCAACAATGCCGGCATCTTTGCCATGGGAG AGGAACAAAAGTTCTCAAAGGATGGTTATGAACAGCACATGCAAGTCAACCATTTAGCTCCAGCGTTGCTTTCCCTACTCCTTTTGCCCTCTCTTAACCGTGCCTCCCCTAGCCGAATCATTAATGTCAACTCCGTT ATGCACTATGTGGGTTTTGTTGACCCGGATGACATGAATGTGGTATCTGGAAGAAGAAAGTTTACAAGTCTTGTAGGATATTCGGGCAGCAAGCTTGCACAG GTTATGTTTAGCAATGTTCTTTTCAAAAGGCTGCCTCTGGATTCTCGCATAAGCGTTGTTTGTTTGTCCCCAGGGATTGTTCTAACAAATGTT GCGAGGGACTTGCCGAGCTCTGTTCAAGTTCAATACGCATTGATACCTTATTTCATCTTTTCGCCTCAAGAAGGCTGCAGAAGCTCACTTTTCTCAGCGACAGATGCTCAGATTCCGGAGCACTGTGAAAAGCTAAAAACCGTTGATAAGCCCATTTGTACATTCATATCTCAAGACTGCAAACACACAAAGCCTTCAGAAGAAGCTCAGAGCGTAGAAACAGCAAATAGAGTGTGGGAAAAGACGGTAGAGCTGATCGGTCTTCCTCTTGATGCGTTGGAGAGGCTTATAGAAGGACAAGCGGTGCAATGCCGTTATGGAGCTCATCAAGAATAA
- the LOC108821143 gene encoding uncharacterized protein LOC108821143 → MVSSITPLPSATLLTNRANQLSSQSGLPPRDSTWQCVCFRDQKRYIIPARHFLSTSSSSETASMKLKKIHATSGVSQVQRSTHTNGMKEFEMELQELFNEVKAMVKIGKERDAMDLLRANYVAVKEEIDSGLKGIQQAALLDIIALGYMALGDFKPVPALLDMISKIVDKLMDSEPLLDSVLMHVGSMYSSLGMFENALLAHQRAVSILENTYGDDNTLLVTPLLGLAKSYGSYGKSNKAIGVYERTVTILERERGSESEDLVVPLFSLGKLLLKEGKADEAEAPFTRILNIYKKMYGEKDGRVGMAMCSLANAKCTKGDADEAVDLYKKALQIIKESNYMDIDNTVLENMRIDLAELLHFVGRGNEGRELLEECLLINEKYRGKNNPSMATHLMNLAASYSRSKNYVEAERLLRTCLDIMEKSVGSEDQSISFPMLSLAVTLSQLNRYEEAKQVALKVLRIREKAFGEESLPVGEALDCLVSIQVRLGRDDGEVLVLLKRVLMIQEKEFGPSAEELIVTLQKIVHMLDKLKMKDEKFKFRRRLALLRERYKQSLSV, encoded by the exons ATGGTGTCTTCTATCACTCCTCTCCCTTCAGCTACTCTGCTCACTAACCG GGCGAATCAGTTATCTTCTCAGTCCGGTCTTCCCCCGAGAGATTCCACGTGGCAGTGTGTTTGTTTCCGTGATCAGAAACGCTACATCATTCCCGCCCGCCATTTCTTATCAACTTCCTCCTCCTCAGAAACTGCTTCCATGAAGCTTAAGAAGATACATGCTACTTCCGGTGTTTCTCAAGTTCAAAGGTCTACTCATACCAATGGGATGAAAGAGTTTGAGATGGAGCTACAAGAGCTGTTCAATGAAGTCAAAGCTATGGTTAAAATTGGGAAAGAAAGAGACGCAATGGACCTTCTTCGAGCTAATTACGTTGCTGTGAAAGAAGAGATCGATTCGGGTTTGAAAGGTATCCAACAAGCTGCTCTTCTCGACATCATTGCCTTGGGGTATATGGCTTTGGGAGACTTTAAACCTGTTCCGGCCTTGCTTGACATG ATAAGCAAGATTGTTGATAAGTTGATGGACTCGGAACCTCTTTTGGATTCAGTGCTTATGCATGTCGGCAGTATGTATTCATCACTTGGGATGTTTGAAAACGCTCTACTCGCGCATCAAAGGGCTGTTAGTATACTAGAGAACACGTACGGTGATGATAACACTCTACTCGTCACACCATTACTTGGTTTGGCAAAGAGTTACGGTTCATACGGAAAATCAAATAAAGCTATTGGCGTTTACGAGCGTACAGTGACTATCTTGGAACGGGAAAGAGGCTCTGAAAGCGAGGATCTAGTGGTGCCTTTGTTTTCACTCGGTAAACTTTTGCTCAAAGAAGGTAAAGCTGATGAAGCAGAGGCTCCGTTTACCAG gattttaaatatatacaagaaGATGTACGGAGAGAAAGATGGAAGAGTTGGTATGGCCATGTGTTCCCTTGCTAATGCAAAATGCACTAAAGGTGATGCTGATGAAGCGGTAGATCTCTACAAGAAGGCTCTACAGATTATCAAAGAGTCAAATTATATGGACATAGACAATACTGTCTTAGAAAACATGAGGATAGATCTTGCTGAGCTGCTTCATTTTGTTGGAAG GGGAAACGAAGGACGAGAGCTGCTAGAAGAATGCTTATTAATAAACGAGAAGTACAGAGGGAAAAACAATCCAAGCATGGCTACACATCTTATGAACCTTGCAGCATCTTATTCACGCTCCAAGAACTATGTGGAGGCCGAGAGATTGCTGAGAACTTGTTTGGACATCATGGAGAAATCAGTTGGTTCGGAGGATCAGTCCATAAGCTTCCCAATGCTGAGTCTTGCAGTCACTCTTTCTCAGCTGAACCGCTATGAGGAAGCCAAGCAAGTAGCGTTAAAGGTTCTACGGATACGTGAGAAGGCATTTGGCGAAGAGTCTCTCCCTGTTG GTGAGGCGCTGGACTGTTTGGTGTCGATCCAGGTGAGATTAGGAAGAGACGATGGGGAAGTGCTCGTTTTGCTGAAAAGGGTGCTGATGATACAAGAGAAAGAGTTTGGTCCATCAGCTGAAGAGCTCATTGTTACTCTCCAGAAGATAGTGCATATGTTGGATAAATTGAAGATGAAAGATGAGAAATTTAAGTTTAGGAGAAGGCTAGCTTTGCTTAGAGAGAGATACAAGCAGAGTCTAAGCGTCTAG
- the LOC108833554 gene encoding uncharacterized protein LOC108833554 — MAHFAQSRNVIRHVVSRGTALHKYENAIHHPLLFACQGVRYRKLEVILTTGIEKLGKAGETVKVAPGYFRNHLMPKLLAVPNIDKYAHLIREQRKMRNYEEKEEVKVVHKSSEVQTKEFEKAAKRLANANLVLRKLIDKEKFKNRSSKEDKPDVQTPVTKEEIVAEVARQLCVKIDPDNVVLTEPLATFGEYEVPLKFPKTIPMPPGTVQWILKVKLRGH, encoded by the exons ATGGCTCATTTCGCGCAAAGCCGAAACGTGATCCGGCATGTAGTATCCAGAGGCACAGCTCTCCACAAATACGAGAACGCGATCCACCATCCTCTCCTTTTCGCCTGTCAAGGAGTTCGATACAGAAAACTGGAAGTCATCCTCACCACG GGCATAGAGAAGCTTGGGAAAGCAGGTGAGACGGTGAAGGTAGCTCCTGGTTACTTCAGGAATCACCTTATGCCTAAACTCCTTGCTGTCCCCAACATTGACAAGTATGCTCATCTCATCCGTGAGCAACGCAAG ATGCGTAACtatgaagaaaaggaagagGTTAAGGTGGTTCATAAGTCTTCTGAAGTCCAGACTAAAGAGTTTGAAAAGGCAGCTAAGCGCCTTGCTAATGCCAACTTG GTCCTGAGGAAGTTGATAGACAAGGAGAAGTTCAAAAACCGCTCCTCAAAAGAGGACAAACCGGATGTGCAAACACCTGTGACAAAGGAAGAGATTGTCGCTGAG GTGGCGAGGCAGCTGTGTGTGAAGATTGATCCGGACAATGTGGTTCTTACGGAGCCGTTGGCAACTTTTGGCGAGTACGAGGTTCCTTTGAAGTTCCCAAAGACTATTCCAATGCCACCAGGAACTGTTCAATGGATTCTCAAAGTCAAACTCCGTGGCCATTAA
- the LOC108816351 gene encoding RNA-binding KH domain-containing protein RCF3, with product MERSRSKRNYHHYDQDYDGDSIPRSKPRYTNNNNNNYHHFTGGGGGGGNNNRYRGGGNGRPSKSHPETMATTTYRVLCHDAKAGGVIGKSGSIIKSIRQHTGAWINVHELVPGDAERIIEISDNRRRDPDGRLPSFSPAQEALFSVHDRILESEPQFGVDDEEDDDYGEGGRVVTRLVVSKLHVGCLLGKGGKIIEQMRIETKTLIRILPRETSLPRCVSLSEEIVQIVGEASAVRNALAIVSSRLRESQHRDRSHLQGRVHSSPERSFSPADDYIPQQQRRQSSDRFHHRNNSSFNSRQSNYAEEEEEEAPVGDNAAQPCYTEELVFRILCPVDKIVNVVGESEGIVDLLQSEIGVDLRVSEPVAGSDEQIITISSEEAPDDQLFPAQEALLHIQTRIVDLVPDKDNLITTRLIVSSRDSVCLEGKAGSVSEISRLTGASVHILAREEMPRCVSINDVVVQITGEIRAARDALVELTLRLRSHMYRELSQKETPPASTSTTGPLEGVAGVIEVASSNNTNQPREGLSIAPQYKESGGSVAKAGESEHRNEVPNTGSRMSVPLVTRSTLEVVLPDQVIPKLVTKSRNKLAQISEWSGASVTLVEDRPGETQNVIRISGTPEQAERAQSLLQGFILSIQDDGP from the exons ATGGAGAGATCTAGATCGAAGAGGAACTATCATCACTACGACCAAGACTACGACGGAGACTCCATCCCAAGGTCCAAACCTCGCtacaccaacaacaacaacaacaactaccACCACTTCACCGGCGGCGGCGGTGGCGGAGGTAACAACAACAGATACCGCGGCGGAGGAAACGGCCGTCCATCGAAGTCCCACCCCGAGACCATGGCGACAACGACCTACCGCGTCCTCTGCCACGACGCCAAAGCGGGAGGCGTGATCGGCAAATCAGGATCCATCATCAAGTCCATCCGACAGCACACCGGAGCCTGGATCAACGTCCACGAGCTCGTCCCCGGAGACGCGGAGCGCATCATCGAGATCTCCGACAACCGCCGCCGCGATCCCGACGGTAGGTTGCCGTCTTTCTCCCCCGCGCAGGAGGCTCTCTTCAGCGTCCACGACAGGATCCTCGAGAGCGAGCCTCAGTTCGGGGTGGATGACGAGGAGGATGATGATTACGGTGAAGGAGGCAGAGTCGTGACGAGGCTTGTGGTTTCGAAGCTTCATGTCGGTTGCTTGTTGGGTAAAGGCGGGAAGATCATCGAGCAGATGAGGATTGAGACCAAGACTCTTATCAGGATTTTACCAAGAGAGACTAGCTTGCCTCGTTGCGTCTCCTTGTCTGAAGAGATTGTTCAG ATTGTAGGTGAAGCTTCTGCGGTGAGAAACGCGTTAGCTATTGTATCATCGCGTCTAAGAGAGAGTCAACATCGTGACCGTAGTCATTTACAGGGTCGTGTACATTCTTCACCAGAACGGTCTTTTTCGCCTGCTGATGATTACATCCCACAACAGCAGAGAAGACAATCGTCGGATCGGTTTCATCATAGGAATAACAGTAGTTTCAACTCTCGGCAATCCAACtatgcagaagaagaagaagaagaagctccggTTGGTGACAATGCTGCGCAGCCTTGCTACACTGAAGAGCTCGTGTTCCGGATTCTCTGTCCTGTTGACAAGATTGTTAACGTTGTTGGGGAATCAGAAGGAATAGTAGATTTGCTTCAGAGCGAGATTGGGGTAGACTTGAGGGTGTCTGAACCTGTTGCTGGATCTGATGAGCAGATAATTACCATTTCTTCAGAAGAG GCTCCTGATGACCAGCTTTTCCCTGCTCAAGAAGCTTTGTTGCACATTCAGACTCGGATTGTAGACCTTGTTCCTGATAAAGATAACCTTATCACAACGAGATTGATTGTCTCATCTAGAGACTCGGTATGTTTGGAAGGGAAAGCAGGATCGGTATCTGAGATATCGCGATTAACTGGAGCTAGCGTACATATCCTAGCAAGGGAAGAGATGCCTCGATGTGTTTCCATCAATGATGTTGTTGTACAG ATAACTGGGGAGATCAGAGCAGCTCGAGATGCACTTGTTGAGTTAACGTTACGGTTGAGGAGTCATATGTACAGGGAGCTCTCTCAGAAGGAGACACCACCGGCTTCAACATCCACAACTGGCCCTCTTGAAGGTGTTGCAGGGGTAATAGAGGTAGCTTCATCAAATAACACGAATCAACCCCGTGAAGGACTCTCAATCGCACCACAATATAAG gaaaGTGGTGGATCAGTTGCAaaggcgggtgaaagtgaaCACCGGAATGAGGTTCCTAACACGGGAAGCAG AATGTCGGTGCCACTTGTTACTAGGAGCACTCTTGAAGTTGTCTTACCGGACCAGGTTATTCCTAAGCTTGTTACGAAATCAAGAAACAAGCTTGCACAAATCAGTGAG TGGTCTGGAGCTAGTGTAACCTTAGTTGAAGATCGACCTGGAGAAACACAGAATGTGATTAGAATTTCGGGTACGCCAGAGCAGGCAGAGAGAGCACAGAGCTTGCTTCAAGGCTTCATCTTGAGCA TACAAGACGATGGACCGTGA